One genomic region from Streptomyces sp. NBC_00582 encodes:
- a CDS encoding M4 family metallopeptidase: MPRRHRATPRRRRASLIALTTAGTLLTLGVQTGTASAAPDDRGPAKITATPRAGAEPIALSPARRASLIKSARTAAGTTAQRLGLGGQERLVVKDVIQDADGTTHTRYERTYAGLPVLGGDLVVHVKSGRTTVSRASEATLAVSSLTPKLSAASADGKALAAAEKAEVKSPETENAPRLVVWAGTGKPVLAWETLVEGVQQDGTPSELQVVTDAGTGKQILAAEKVHTGTGTGQYAGSVPLGTTPSGSTYQLVDGERAGHKTYDLNQGTSGTGTLFTDDNDVWGDGTPSNRQTAGVDVAFGAAATWDYYKEVYGRNGIRNDGVAAYSRAHYGNSYVNAFWQDSCFCMTYGDGSGNTHPLTALDVAAHEMSHGVTAATANLTYSGESGGLNEATSDIFAAAVEFHENLPADPGDYLVGEKIDINGNGTPLRYMDKPSKDGSSRDSWSSTLGSVDVHYSSGPANHFFYLLSEGSGAKTVNGVAYDSPTYDGQAVTGIGITNAAAIWYRALTTYMTSSTNYAGARTATLSAAADLFGAYSPTYLAVADAWAAINVGSRIALGVNVAPIADQTSGVGQAVNLQVDAYTTNSGAGLTYEATGLPDGLSISASGLISGTPTTLGTSDVTLKVTDSTGASVTDTFSWRIAHIYANATRVDIPDNGAAVESPVTITGRDGNASATTSVYVNIVHTYRGDLTVDLVGPNGTVYSLLNRSGGSADNVDQTFTVNASAQPLNGTWKLRVQDRASIDVGYIQNWQLTP, encoded by the coding sequence TTGCCCCGGCGACACCGTGCCACCCCCCGGCGCAGACGCGCCTCACTCATCGCCCTCACCACCGCGGGCACCCTGCTGACCCTCGGGGTCCAGACCGGCACCGCCTCCGCGGCGCCCGACGACCGAGGGCCCGCGAAGATCACCGCCACGCCCCGTGCCGGCGCCGAACCGATCGCCCTGTCCCCGGCCCGCCGCGCCTCGCTGATCAAGAGCGCCCGGACCGCCGCCGGTACGACCGCGCAGCGGCTCGGCCTCGGCGGGCAGGAGAGACTCGTCGTCAAGGACGTCATCCAGGACGCCGACGGCACCACCCACACCCGCTACGAGCGCACCTACGCCGGACTGCCCGTCCTCGGCGGTGACCTGGTCGTCCACGTCAAGAGCGGCCGCACCACCGTCAGCAGGGCGAGCGAGGCCACCCTCGCGGTGTCCTCCCTCACCCCGAAGCTCTCCGCGGCCTCCGCCGACGGCAAGGCACTCGCCGCCGCCGAGAAGGCCGAGGTCAAGAGCCCCGAGACGGAGAACGCCCCCCGCCTCGTGGTGTGGGCCGGCACCGGCAAGCCGGTCCTCGCCTGGGAGACCCTGGTCGAGGGCGTCCAGCAGGACGGCACCCCGAGCGAGCTCCAGGTCGTCACCGACGCGGGCACGGGCAAGCAGATCCTCGCCGCCGAGAAGGTGCACACCGGCACCGGCACCGGCCAGTACGCCGGCAGCGTCCCGCTCGGCACCACCCCGTCCGGGTCCACGTACCAGCTCGTCGACGGCGAGCGCGCCGGACACAAGACGTACGACCTGAACCAGGGCACCTCGGGCACCGGGACCCTCTTCACGGACGACAACGATGTCTGGGGCGACGGCACCCCGTCCAACCGGCAGACCGCCGGTGTCGACGTGGCCTTCGGCGCCGCGGCAACCTGGGACTACTACAAAGAGGTTTACGGCCGCAACGGCATCCGCAACGACGGTGTCGCCGCCTACAGCCGGGCCCACTACGGCAACTCCTACGTCAACGCGTTCTGGCAGGACAGCTGCTTCTGCATGACGTACGGCGACGGCTCGGGCAACACCCACCCGCTGACCGCCCTGGACGTGGCCGCCCACGAGATGAGCCACGGCGTCACCGCCGCGACCGCCAACCTCACCTACTCCGGTGAGTCCGGTGGTCTGAACGAGGCGACCTCGGACATCTTCGCCGCGGCCGTCGAGTTCCACGAGAACCTCCCGGCCGACCCGGGTGACTACCTCGTCGGCGAGAAGATCGACATCAACGGCAACGGCACCCCGCTGCGCTACATGGACAAGCCCTCCAAGGACGGCTCCTCCCGCGACAGCTGGAGCTCCACCCTGGGCAGCGTCGACGTCCACTACTCCTCGGGCCCCGCGAACCACTTCTTCTACCTGCTCTCCGAGGGCAGCGGAGCCAAGACCGTCAACGGCGTCGCCTACGACAGCCCGACCTACGACGGCCAGGCCGTGACCGGCATCGGCATCACCAACGCCGCCGCCATCTGGTACCGGGCGCTGACGACGTACATGACCTCGTCGACGAACTACGCCGGTGCCCGCACCGCCACCCTGTCGGCCGCCGCCGACCTCTTCGGCGCCTACAGCCCGACCTACCTCGCCGTCGCCGACGCCTGGGCGGCGATCAACGTGGGCAGCCGGATCGCCCTCGGCGTCAACGTCGCCCCGATCGCCGACCAGACCAGCGGCGTCGGCCAGGCGGTCAACCTCCAGGTGGACGCGTACACCACCAACTCCGGTGCCGGACTCACCTACGAGGCGACCGGACTGCCGGACGGGCTGAGCATCAGCGCGAGCGGTCTGATCTCGGGCACGCCGACCACCCTCGGCACCAGTGACGTCACCCTCAAGGTGACCGACAGCACGGGGGCGTCCGTGACGGACACCTTCAGCTGGCGGATCGCGCACATCTACGCCAACGCCACCCGCGTCGACATCCCCGACAACGGCGCCGCCGTGGAGTCGCCGGTGACCATCACCGGCCGCGACGGCAACGCCTCCGCCACGACCTCGGTGTACGTCAACATCGTGCACACCTACCGCGGTGACCTGACGGTCGACCTGGTCGGCCCCAACGGCACCGTCTACTCCCTGCTCAACCGCAGCGGCGGCTCGGCCGACAACGTCGACCAGACCTTCACCGTCAACGCCTCCGCCCAGCCGCTCAACGGCACCTGGAAGCTCCGGGTCCAGGACCGCGCGTCGATCGACGTGGGCTACATCCAGAACTGGCAGCTGACGCCCTGA